The window GAGCGTCTGAGTAGCTCGCGGGTCAACAGGGCCTGGTCCACCGCGTTCGCGGAGCCAGCGATAAGGGTGCCCTGAACCCCGCGCAGCGCTCCGGTATAGGGCTCAAACGCGATGGTGTCGCGAACCCAGCGGTAGATGTTGCCCGGTGAGTGAGGACGCGGGATCTGATTCAACGCCTCGTCGAGGGTCAACGGGCTGGCGTGCGCGTCGGGTTGCTGCAGAGTTCGGGCCTGGCGCCGAAGTTCGGAGATACGCGCCTTGAACACACCCAACTCGGTGGGGGAGAGCGCCGGAGCTTGCGCGCCCTCGGCGGCCTCCTGAGCGGCGAGGGGCGCCGCCCAGACTGCCCACATCATGATGATGAACGCTCGTATCAGCGTTGCCCCGCGGGGCGACCCGGTCTGTAGGAATGTCTCGCGCATGCCTCGCCTCGTCTCAAAAACGTCCACCCAATAAGTGCACGCTAACAGCGACGGCAAGCCCGCGCAAAGATTCAGGTGGTCAGGTGTGGGATAATGTCTTCAGCGGTACCGGGATCACGCGCCCTCGGGCGTCCACATCGATCCGTGCCATCGCGGTGGTGGGGTCATGCTCGAAGATCAGGATCCAGTCGTCGCGCCGCGCGTGATAGAGCAGCTCACGCTTCTCTTCGACCGTCTTCAGAGGTTGAAGATCGTAGCCCATGACGTACGGATCGCGCAGGTGAGCCGCGGTCGGAATGAGATCGGCGACGAAGGCATAGGTCTGGTCGGCGGCATCGATTTTGACGACCTGCATCCCGAAGGTATGGCCGTGCACAGGTAAGACCTCGACCCCTTCGAACAGTTCGGCGATCCCGTCGACGAGGTGAAGCGGAGGAGCGTCATCGGCATCAAAAAGATCGAAATCCTGAAGCCGGTAGCTCCCCCCGTCGCGGGCGCTGGGGCTATGCGCCCAGCTCCAGTTCTGACGCTGAACCCAGTGACGCGCGTTGGGGAAGGTGGGCCGCAGGCTCCCGTCTTCGTTCGGGGTGCGCAGCCCCCCGGCGTGGTCAAAATGCAGG of the Lujinxingia sediminis genome contains:
- a CDS encoding MBL fold metallo-hydrolase, yielding MPHPDRTIIALEECHFGLDGGAMFGIIPRPLWAKTNPPDEANRIAMSARCLLIIDPDRVTLVDTGMGVGFSEKEREIYNIHRQDAGLRAALRQYSLTPEDVDDVILTHLHFDHAGGLRTPNEDGSLRPTFPNARHWVQRQNWSWAHSPSARDGGSYRLQDFDLFDADDAPPLHLVDGIAELFEGVEVLPVHGHTFGMQVVKIDAADQTYAFVADLIPTAAHLRDPYVMGYDLQPLKTVEEKRELLYHARRDDWILIFEHDPTTAMARIDVDARGRVIPVPLKTLSHT